One Polaribacter sp. SA4-12 genomic window carries:
- a CDS encoding B12-binding domain-containing radical SAM protein — translation MSVNTLLITPPFTQLNTAYPATAYIKGFLDSKNVPTTQIDLSIELFTAVFTKEFIDAIFKQAEMLGNKEYALVYQQKEDYINKVDSVMNYLRVQEVTAAYQIVHKDYLPHGHRRIKLDKDLSTEFGLLGILDKAKHIATLFVEELGDFINANVDEFFSFTRYAEQIARAASSFDELDECLQFETTLVEDEMLYLLDQELQENEYDLICFTVPFPGNLFSALRCAQFIKQNYPTIKIGMGGGYCNTELRRLSDVRIFDFVDFITLDDGEGPLLRITEFLDGKIGEEQLERTYICRNNEVVYANKIPNTIFHHKNLPAPSYIGLPTAKYLSFLDVMNPMHRMWSDGKWNKLTISHGCYWKKCTFCDVNLDYISNYQNTTADDLVDKIEQIISETGITGFHFVDEAAPPKMLRALANKLMERKVYITWWTNIRFEKTFNAELCALLSKSGCIAVTGGLEVASDRLLSKMKKGVDIGQVARVTKAFADQNIMTHAYLMFGFPTETAQETIDSLEVVRQLFQNNCIQSAFWHQFACTSHSPVGKNPDEFQIKITGPEFKGFAENDLYHEDPTGAEHHLYSEGLNLALNKYLNHKGFEIPIHEYFNFKVPRITLESNMIEKCLKE, via the coding sequence ATGTCTGTAAACACGCTTTTAATAACTCCACCTTTTACTCAGTTAAATACTGCGTATCCTGCAACTGCGTACATTAAAGGTTTCTTAGATTCTAAAAATGTACCAACAACTCAAATAGATTTAAGTATCGAGTTGTTTACGGCGGTTTTTACCAAAGAATTTATAGATGCTATTTTTAAACAAGCAGAAATGCTTGGTAATAAAGAGTATGCGTTGGTGTATCAACAAAAGGAAGACTACATTAATAAAGTAGATTCTGTAATGAATTATTTGCGTGTACAAGAAGTTACGGCAGCGTATCAAATTGTACATAAAGATTATTTACCACACGGACACAGACGTATAAAATTAGACAAAGATTTAAGTACCGAATTTGGGTTGTTAGGAATCTTAGACAAAGCAAAACACATTGCAACCTTGTTTGTAGAAGAATTGGGCGATTTTATAAACGCCAATGTAGATGAGTTTTTCTCGTTTACACGCTATGCAGAACAAATTGCTAGAGCAGCCTCTAGTTTCGATGAGTTAGACGAATGTTTACAGTTCGAAACTACCTTGGTAGAAGATGAAATGTTGTATTTGTTAGACCAAGAATTACAAGAAAACGAGTACGATTTAATCTGTTTTACAGTTCCTTTTCCTGGTAATTTATTTTCCGCTTTGCGATGTGCACAGTTTATAAAACAAAATTATCCTACCATTAAAATAGGAATGGGTGGTGGTTATTGCAATACAGAATTAAGACGTTTGTCTGATGTTCGAATTTTCGATTTTGTAGATTTCATAACGCTAGATGATGGCGAAGGTCCGTTGCTTAGAATTACCGAATTTTTAGACGGTAAAATAGGCGAGGAGCAACTAGAAAGAACATATATCTGTAGAAACAACGAGGTTGTGTATGCAAATAAAATACCCAACACCATTTTTCATCATAAAAACTTACCGGCGCCAAGTTATATTGGTTTGCCAACAGCAAAGTATTTGTCTTTTTTAGATGTAATGAATCCGATGCACAGAATGTGGTCTGACGGAAAATGGAATAAACTCACCATTTCTCACGGTTGTTATTGGAAAAAATGTACTTTTTGTGATGTAAATCTAGATTATATCAGCAATTACCAAAACACCACTGCAGATGATTTGGTTGATAAAATTGAACAAATAATATCAGAAACCGGTATTACAGGTTTTCATTTTGTAGATGAAGCTGCGCCACCTAAAATGTTAAGAGCATTGGCAAACAAGTTGATGGAACGTAAAGTGTACATTACTTGGTGGACAAACATTCGTTTCGAAAAAACCTTTAATGCAGAATTGTGTGCCTTATTATCAAAATCTGGTTGTATTGCAGTTACAGGAGGTTTAGAAGTTGCGTCTGACAGATTATTGAGTAAAATGAAAAAAGGTGTTGATATTGGTCAGGTTGCGAGAGTTACCAAAGCTTTTGCTGACCAAAATATTATGACGCACGCGTATTTAATGTTTGGTTTCCCAACAGAAACAGCGCAAGAAACCATCGATTCTTTAGAAGTTGTACGTCAGTTGTTTCAGAACAATTGTATTCAGTCTGCTTTTTGGCATCAATTTGCGTGTACAAGTCATAGTCCTGTAGGTAAAAATCCCGATGAATTTCAGATTAAAATTACGGGTCCAGAATTTAAAGGATTTGCAGAAAACGATTTGTATCACGAAGATCCAACAGGAGCAGAGCACCATTTATACAGCGAAGGATTAAATTTGGCTTTAAATAAGTACTTAAATCACAAAGGATTTGAAATTCCGATTCACGAATATTTCAATTTTAAAGTTCCAAGAATAACTTTAGAAAGTAATATGATTGAAAAATGTTTGAAAGAGTAG